From a single Gammaproteobacteria bacterium genomic region:
- a CDS encoding response regulator: MAKKTNLSSTEVEYLLMASPLMLFEWVQQGKLHAHLEDGFDTAFSRDDLRYFVQARGLSIGRPDKNRLRVLIVDSDPRITHSLVDLFDTLSETVDATAVHSVYEAGQRLQSGSPDIVLMDLRLSNPESMEMCRRIKSDRATRHVRLITMIDHQDCEQVQRSLMLGAAGCLSKPINHQKLFEAMGLCVELPSRHADARVEDYP; this comes from the coding sequence ATGGCTAAGAAAACGAATCTCTCCTCCACTGAAGTTGAATACCTGTTGATGGCCTCGCCGCTGATGCTGTTCGAATGGGTGCAACAGGGCAAATTACACGCCCATCTGGAGGATGGTTTTGACACGGCATTTTCACGGGATGACCTGCGCTATTTTGTCCAGGCCCGTGGCCTCAGCATCGGCCGTCCCGATAAAAATCGACTGCGTGTCCTGATCGTTGACAGTGATCCGCGCATCACCCATTCGCTGGTGGACCTGTTTGATACGCTGTCCGAAACGGTGGATGCGACCGCCGTGCACAGCGTGTATGAGGCCGGTCAGCGCCTGCAGAGTGGCAGTCCCGATATTGTGCTCATGGATCTGAGGCTATCGAACCCCGAGTCCATGGAGATGTGCCGGCGCATAAAGAGTGACCGCGCCACACGCCATGTGCGCCTGATCACGATGATCGATCATCAGGATTGCGAGCAGGTGCAGCGCAGCCTGATGCTGGGTGCCGCCGGCTGTCTCTCCAAGCCGATCAATCACCAGAAACTGTTTGAGGCGATGGGCCTGTGTGTCGAGCTGCCGTCCCGGCAC